tgtaaatgaatatctataatgaatataagtataaaagagtatatatatttttttatttgcctaTAGTATTCATACAAtaagatgtatatatatattttttttaatgccatTCGATAAGTCaatgttcaaaaaaatttaactaaggATTGCCTCCTGACCACTGATTGttctaaaaagttaataaatgcATTCTACCGATTGATATTCTAAATTGGTCTACATTAACATTTATAGTTCATTAAAGTTCATGTTACAGTATCATTTGttacataattgtaaaaacagATAATCTcgtagaaaaattgtattaatcttTATCGGAGTCTTCGCTTGCTGCGGTCTCCTTATCCTCTCCTTTGATTCGTGCGATAAGTTCTTTTGCAGGGTTAAAGGTGCCGTTAGTCTGAACATTGCAGACATAACACCGTGTACTTTTCCTGTATTGCTCCAAAGcacatttttcacaaaaataatgcttgcaccttaaaaaaaaaaaacaaattagtCATTGGAAACATATTACAAAACCATGAAAAAGTTGACGATTAaaggtatattttaagaatcatACTTTGTAACAACGGGATCTGTGAAACTGTCTctacaaataaaacatttaaatggcAAGTTATCTTCATCGCTATCAATCTCGTACTTTTTATCATCTTCGTCTCCACTGTCATTATATTCTCCGGTAGCAGCTTCTCTTTCCAATTGCCATCCTAATTTATAATCCGACCGATCGTGTAAGAACTTACAGCTGTCTGTttgacaaaaagaaaattatattaatactaattataaaagtaatacaattatatactacaaaaaataattaaaatattatgttacatgCCTCCAAAACCACAGAAACCAGTTTCTTTATAGTCCTTGCATATGTCAGGTTGATAATCCCATCTCACTGTCGCTCTGAGATTGGACGGCGCTCGAATTGGTCCCTTACGCACCATTCCACTGGATGCATTTCCAGCTGCTGTGTCCTTCTTTTTATAGTACTGTGCATAGTTGTTTAAACccctataaattttatcatcttCTTTTCCCTCTAGTTCctgataattaagataattaagatacaaatatattactaaCTTTGCCTTTCTGaataaattgatttcaaaCTTTGTCAATGTATTTGATAAGTTGCTCAAATATACCTCATTTATTTTCTGGGCCTTCTCAAATAGTGCCTGCGCATCCCTATCCTTCTCCGTTTCTGTCTGTAGAATAGCGGTCGCTCCTTGATCACTTGGGCCAGCTAGTAGAGCTGTTCTGTTGCTTTTGTACGACACAGTTATGTTGTCATCCTCGCTGTCGTCGCTGTTGCAACTGGTCCTCTGGTGCCTCCTCACGTTTGTCTGCAAAAACAGATATCAGACTATATCTTTATAACGTCGCACATGCAATGTATTCAgaattcttttaattgaataaagaaTTGTTGATGCAGCTGTGTTTTCAAACAAGAAAGGTTATATATCAACACTGCAGCGCGGAAATATACTCACTCTTTGTATCATAGGATTATGCTCGTCCTGCCTCTTCTCCTTCTTAATCACCGTGGTCTCATCTTCGCTGCTATCTACGTAGAAATGAATACAAACGTTTATCCGCGCGATGTTTTTCTACACATAACCTAAAATTTCGGTTTGGCCAGACTTATCCGACAAGTAAGCGCGATGTCCAgattatacttaataatacttattattaattactcaCCATCGTTGCTATCCGCCTCTTTCCGCTTTCTCGTGGCATTACTGTGGATTTTACGTCTTTTAAATAGAAAGGTGCAATTCTTCTTCTCCGGCTCTTGCACCGCGTCGTCCATGTTTGTTTCGTAAACACTAGTAAACGCATGTAAACACTGTTACTCCGGCAGATTCAGTACTCTCGTCCACCGATCGGGAGATTTTTCTCTTCATTACTTTGCGTCGTTCTTCTCACTCATTGTTCCTCGCATCGCAAATACGCGGCTGAAAAATCCAGGCCCGACGACGCGCGTAAGTTcacacaaaaaatacattttcggTGTCGTCTAACTGCTCAACTCTGCTCTCACGCGAGACAGTCGGGTTATGTCAGTTTCCCGACCGTGTCATttacacattatatttttaaacattgcgCCTTGATTTTAGATAAAGAGTGaatgtaattttcattatGATGTACTAACGTAATTATAGCACGTCCATGAGAATAAAGTGTGTGATATTGAGTTATTGATTATTCTGAAGAGTAGAGCATTTAAtgtgaattataatatatgaataaatctgtatataatataaatatgatattatatatacagagtgtttCTTATGGgtgtaattttagaatttaagacacaaaaataataaaagagttTGTACACACTATAGATTTTTGGCtcagatataaataattttattaatattgtaatgagCAAGAAATAGACATTAATTTCTGTCCACAAGCTGTAGAAcactctgtaaaaaaatatatatcatgtaACCGTTGTGATTTGTAATTGtcttaaaaatagtatttttaaaaatttgacaaactCCACCATTTACAGTTCTTTTCTGAAGTAATCTAACAATAAGACCACTAAGAACAATGAGCAAGAAGAAAGATATGGCAATTGATTTTCAAGACAATATGATATTACTCACACGAAAATACTTAAAGCGTAAAATAATGTGCCCTGAAACAAAGTTCAGGCATCATGTCAATGAACGGTTGCATGTGCTGGATTTAGTGAAACGTACTATTGAGATAGGCGAAAGCAATTCTGCCTTGTTAGTTGGACCTAGAGGCAGCGGAAAAACAACggtaataattatcttttacgataatgtaaaacaatgatttgttttgtattttaattaataataacttatttatataattccaGCTTGTTAACAGTGTCTTGAAGGAATTGTCtgctttaaaaagttttaaagacAACGCGCTAATAGTGAATCTTCATGGACTAGTACACACTGACGATCGTTTGGCGCTTAAAGATCTAACTCGTCAGATGCAGTTGGAGAACGTTGTTGGCGACAAGGTTTTTGGCACATTTGCAGAAAATCTAAGCTTCCTTTTGGACTGTCTGAAATCTGGTGACAAAAACCGCTCGAAACCGGTCGTCTTCGTACTCGACGAGTTTGATCTGTTTTGTGGACATCACAACCAAACATTGTTATACAATCTGTTTGACGTTGCTCAATCTGCACAGGTAAATGTTTAAACACAACAGGATAAAAAGGAGCGTAAGAgaatcatataaattttaatatagaaatgaatactttaatataattttacaggTACCGATTTGCGTAATAGGGATAAGTTGTAGATTAGATGTCATGGATCTGCTGGAGAAGCGAGTCAAGTCGAGATTCTCGCAtcgtcaaatatttttatttcccgGCGACACGTCGTCCTCGGAACAACCAATGTCCGCGTTCGACGATCGTCTGGAACTCTTTCGGGACCTCCTCAGCTTACCTGACgatgaaaatgtaaataaagtgGAGCAGCATTACGATGATTGTACAATAGATCCGCAATTCGGTTCCATGTGGAACGACTACATTAAGAGTTTAATCACCAATGTTACGATGGTGAATTTACTCAAGAGGATGTATCATATTGATGTGAGCGAGAGGAGCTTTAGAAATTTTCTCGCGGTAGCTGTCTCGACGCTGTCGGAGAAGCATCAGAAGTTGGAAGTGAATGATTTTGTAGAGGCGAGTAAAATCTTTTCGGAGGACGATAAATTGTTGATACTCGAGGGATTGTCCATTTTAGAAATGTGTTTGGTAcgttttttgcaattattttctaaaattatgttCGATAggaaaaaactaataatattccaatattattttagataattgCAATGAAACATGAAACGGAGATTTACGATGGCGAGCCGTTGAATTTTGAGGCGGTATACAATCGCTATATCAAGTTTGCAAACCAGAATTCCTCTATACAATCTGTCCAGAAACCAGTTATCATGAAAGCTTTTGAGCATATCAAGGTAagtaagaaaaagagagacacTTGAGttgtcttaaaaaaaacttttttttcatcttttctgaaaaaatggataaacacacacacacacacacacacacacacatatatatatatatattttttttttatagaacttGGAGATCTTGCTGCCAGTTGGAAATACGAATACAAAGTTCGAAAAAGaatatcaatattacaaatttacattGACATCGCAGCAAGTTATTGAGGCTGTGAAAAATTACCCAGGTCTTCCCACCGAAGTTTCTCAGTGGGCGGTAAGCAGTATATAATAACGATATAGTTTCAAGTATTCAACCTGTTGTGTTCCATAAAAACTACAcagtaattaataagtttCTATTCACGTAGCGACGTATTTATAAACTGAAATTAGACATAGATATTTATTGCTCTAATAGAAGTAATATACTTGGAATAGTGTAGAAGTCGGTAGTGTGCTAATCCttagatacatttttatatgttgaacataattattaagcTCATCTCCATACTCGTAATTAATGATTACTATGAAAACGAAATACTGTacgaagaaaaattacaaatatgtgACATTTCATCGACATATTATGCCCTCCAGAAAATGTGTGATACTCTAGTCTTACATCTCTAGAATATTGCtattcatttatatatcaaatattcagttaaaatttctaaatttaatttagaaaattttttaaagtatcaATTACACatcatttagaataaaaaaattaaaagaccacaaaaatacaatgaaattgtaaatatcTTCGATATGTATCAGTACAATATCCAAAAGGGAAAAGGAGGGAATGATATTTtgtgaatatatattaaatataacggCCATCAGGAACAATTCCTGCCTGCAATATACGAAGTAGAGTATCTGATATACACATTTTCGacatatgataaataatggaagaagatgcataaatatttatcgaaatattttatttcctgtaAGAACTCGTATTATCTTATCGAGTGTCATGAATGATTAGATAATTTATTCGACTGATATTTGTGCCACTGGTTAAGCATCGTGTTAAGATTCAGTTTGTCTGTGATCGATTTAACATGTCCATTTATCTCTGTGTcgtgtgtgcgcgtgcatGTGTGTCCGCGATcaatatttatgtgtaaatgCGTAAAAAATCGAGTATTTATTAGGAAACTTATATCTTTcgtgcacacgcacacgcacacacatatcaTTCGGACGTATTAGAATGTGAAGAAATTAGAATGTGTGCACGTGTCtatgtttatacatttataataaatttacatcttTGACAAAGTATACAAGCGGCGAGATATTTCGTTgtggattaatttttttctcaatctAATCTACCCAAGCAAATTGCAGCTTTGCTTCCGCGGTTATCGCCGAGTCCGCGATTGTCCTGACCTGGGAACTTTTTGTTACCAACTTTTTCGATGATTGACGTTTCTCAAACTTTGGAAGATTCACCagtttctttttcctttgttCACGTTGAGCAATGTATCTATCGTGACCTGTGTCAAAAACGCGTGTTATCACACATATCTTGGTATCTAGATTTCGAATAATTCTATCTTACCAGGATTCTGGCCTACAGTAGGTACGTTCCTCAGTTCCTTCTCCATAGTAAACGGTCGAAGCGCTGACATGGCACGACTTACACCTATCTgcgaataaacattttaaataagttaaatcgGCTATGATAAATCCAAACTGCTTGacaaattaagatattaaaatatcgaataaattTGTACTTTTGAATGACGTATTCTGTGCTCTACAAGATCTGCTCCGAGTACTTCTTCATTAAGTGGCATTCTAATTggtattactttatttataatctacaaaaagaagatatcaTCCTATAATATCTCTTACAtatcatatatgaatattttttgaggatataataaaataagttgtaCAATACCCATAGCAATATGATAGAGCTGATAAAACTCCAAACCGCTAAGCAAAGCACAGATAAACTTTGTACCCCTAATAGATACCAGCCGCCTCCTATAAGAATTCATACGCTATACATGACTCGGAAGACAAAAGTTAtggtacataaaattattcgtAGCGCGAACGAACCTTTAAACAATCCCTTCCTTCCGCTTGTAGTATCAAGAGGATATGGATCATCTGCGAACAAACCGATGGCGATAACTCCCCAAATGCCACTTGCGCCTATATTTCAAACGAACAAGCGAGTATTTATTATCACAATGGAGAGATATGAGGgtgagattaaaaaaaaaaattttactcaacGTAAACGCACCGTGAGTGGCGGCTGCACCAACGGGATCGTCTATGTGAATTTTATCTAACGCTGGCATTGCGACACACGTGATAAAACCGCCTACCATCCCGACTACCATCGCCTCCCAGCCTCTGTATAGAAAACACCCACCTAATACAACGTAAACGTTTAAAaatcgattaaatttttttcgtgttttttaaatattaattagaaacttTACACCAGTCGCTGAACAAtcagcaataaattttttttttatattaaaataagccttcaaaataatacatttcaaatttaattgatattttaaaaaaatctaatcatATAGAttgattaaaatcatttttatcttattgaaaatataattattaagttatttatatttgttcatTGACTGGTGCAATTTCTTATTCGTTCATTAACTAGTGCAGTGTCTCTAAGCGTGTACCAGTAACTGCTACTAGCGCGCCAAGAACACCGTTTATCTGGCTAAGGATATCAATTCCATTCGGATTAGTTAAACTGAATCCCAAGCCAACCAGACCACCTCCCATACTGGCAATCATCGTGGCGACAGCCGCCCGGGCGGCATACTGCCACCGTTGACCAGTTACCCCGTAAGTACTACCGCTGTTGAACGCTAACCAGCCCCACCTACGGTTCATAGTCCTTTTTATATGATGCGatttacatttttgcattCGACGTTGTGGCAATCTGCAACTATTTTACCATAACACGAACAATCCCATGATAGCATTGACTGGAGATCCGAGCGGTAGAGGATCAATGCCGTTGTCATATCTGCCAATTCTGGGACCGAGCATGATAGCGCAAGCGAGAGCTGTACGAGGAGCAAACAATTAATGCGTTTGtttgaaatgttaatttattgttaattatctGACAGTCATTAAATACACTTGTGTATCTCTGATTACCTGAAACACCGCCGACAAGATGCACCGGGCCTGAGCCAGCGATATCAACGACTCCCATACGATTCAGAAAACCATGATCACCCCATACCCACCCCGCTGGCATGCAGTACACGATAGTGTTCAAAAACGAGAAGATGCAGTACGCTTTAAAGTTACATCTagaaatggaaaattataCAATGGCAACCctgatgaaaaatttttctcaagaTCTTTATACGAATTAGAACACTTTTCAGAAGTATTAGGAAAAACTACTTCTGAAGTATaccaatttgtataaaaaatttgagaaatttttctaaaaagttatataaaattatacttcttttttaattctaagaaaaCACCTCAAAAAACTTATTCTCGATATCACATTTGCGAAGATAAATACCGTTCTGCCATAGCACCACTAACGATGGTTGTCGAAGTGGTGGCAAAGCtcaattgaaatataaacgCGGCGCAAATGGAACCCATGTACTCGTCGTCGACGGGAGGATCTACGAATATACCTCCGATTCCGATCAGAGGATTATTGGGTTCGCTCAAGCCAAAACTAAATCCGAATCCGAACATCCAGTAAGTTAGGCCACCGAGAACTATATCGACTACGTTTTTCATCATGATGTTGACCTCATTTTTTACAGATACACAACCAGACTCTAACATTCCGAAACCTATGGAGTTGGTAAGACAATCAACATATTACGCGCGAGTAAAGATAAAAGTGTGGTAAAATAAAGTTAGTAATAAGTACTTTGTACCTTGGTGAGAAAATAAAGAGTAATAAGTATCttgattaaacaaaaaaagtaactcgcatttgtttttaaattatactaagCATTACCTGTTtgcattgtaaaaatcatGAAGGAGCTCGTAACGATCCAGTTACTATCTTCTTGCGTAAGATTATACAATGAACTAATATATCTATCAACTGTAATGTTTGTGTCATTTTTCTCGAAATTCGCTGTTTCCATGATGTCTAAACTGTTACTTTGTCACTAGAAAGAGTTCGACTGCTAATGCCTTCGTTCACATACATTGAGCGCGCACTTGGgacaaacaaattaaaaatttaaggtGTACGGACAAAACAAGACTGGTATTGATATTGATAGTAGACGTCAAGACTTCTGTCAGCAACTGATCAAACGGATCTTAAAAGGAGGCGGACCTTATTGAACCAAGAGAAAGATAATATCTAAAAGGAagattggaaaaaatatttagtcgcGTTCTTGTtatgtttttaactttttttattggcCTGTTCAagatattacagaaaattttttcaatttcattttaaaaaatttctctttgtTCATTAATGAAATCATGTCAAAATAATGTATAGTACATAACATTAATCtagattattgaaaattatataatttcattatctATGCTATGTATACTTCGAATTTATAATGCTGCACTAGTCTCGAGAAAAATATCATGATTATAAAATGTGCAATGGAACataatatatgagaatattaGCGATGATGTTTGACAATgcaaaggttttttttttggtttttttgttttagtgGCCAAGCTAGACATTACATGATCACATATTTGCAAATGAGTTGTTCTTACGTCATACAAGTGAACTTAACCCCTTTTAGGTggcgaagaaaaaaatggaatCGACACAAACACTTTTTTATCATCCTTTATCAAAGATATAGTTGTGTGGGTTACTTTCGGAAGCAAGAGTGTATAGCATTAAGACATAAAATTTCACACAAAGTATATTgatagatataattttgtatgctCGGTTTTTTTTCGAAAGCGTCTATGAGGACTACGTTAGTAGATGATAGATTTTTGTTTGTTGAATTCCGTGCGCTAGTTTGGCAATTTGCTCATCCTGCAGGGTTTAGTGATGACCGTATACGTTTTCATCGCTATATGCTATGTATAAGAAGAAATCCTCTTCATGATGttcctattaaaaattttggaaagaTTAGAGTGAGCACAACAAAGTATcatacttaataattaatttaatagctACTATGGATGAATTTTTATCCAAGTGCTAATTCAAGCTcagtacaatttttgttgaaattttgatattttatataaaataatatttaataagattttttgaaaattaaaatagcattagttcagttattttaacttcttgctatttgtaaattagaaagaagtctacaaaaaacttaagtgtaaaaaattattaatttgagtgGTTTCATCCAAAAGAGTATTAATGTTAGAACAAATGTGAGTGGCATTCCAGAATCAaatgtttatttgaattaCCGCATAAAGAGAACCCATGGTGGCGCTTGTTGGAGGAATAATGTTGTTGACAAAGAAGAATAGGGCATCCTCGGGACGTAAGTGAATCCTTTTacgaattaaaaagtaaaattgtcCAACAGTTAAATCAGAGGGtaccaaatatttttgcttGTCCAGATCACTGATTTTCGCTTTTGGGGCCTTCTCAACTATTACCTATAAAAACATTCATTATGTCTCTctcaaacatttttctttaaaatataaaaatgtaatgtgaCATATCTTAATTAGTTTGTTGCAAATGCACAAAAAACTAATCTTCATTAAAGTTGCAGTTTGCCTGGCAAAATTATATCACTCATTTTCTACAACGACAATGTAGTTcgaaaattgtcatttttttattcatctgaaaaaaaaaaagaattttgataaagagttaatgatacatttatttttcaacaatcaGCCAACTAATTGTTACACCACAAtcgtgtttaaaaatattacaaagtttttaattatttttattatatttttaattactacaaaattatttaattaaaaatattcaaaataaaaaattgtttaaaattatattattgttgtaGCAAACGAGCGATATTTCAGGATTTGttgaataaaatcttaaagGCTGAAATTTTCGGCGCGCTGCCCGCGTGAGAGGCAAGTTTCAAACGCCGTGCGAGAGTTTGAGATACGTCCAAATGTTGAATAACAGGATTCGGATTAAAGTCCTGCAATTGGCGAAAGTCGTGCTTGCATCGCGGGATCACGGAGGTAGGTAATTTCGCGATAATTTCGTATCGCGATATGTGAAACTGCCGTCATGTGATCGATGATTCATACCCAGCTATGataaacacaattattttttcttcctaATGATCACAAAATCACGATCGCGGAATCGACTACAAGTTAAGGCGCAAACTCTGAAGTAAACTGCATTTTTAGTGTTAATTAAGAATAGATTATTAATCTgtcag
This DNA window, taken from Monomorium pharaonis isolate MP-MQ-018 chromosome 6, ASM1337386v2, whole genome shotgun sequence, encodes the following:
- the LOC105829295 gene encoding E3 ubiquitin-protein ligase RNF113A isoform X1; its protein translation is MDDAVQEPEKKNCTFLFKRRKIHSNATRKRKEADSNDDSSEDETTVIKKEKRQDEHNPMIQRTNVRRHQRTSCNSDDSEDDNITVSYKSNRTALLAGPSDQGATAILQTETEKDRDAQALFEKAQKINEELEGKEDDKIYRGLNNYAQYYKKKDTAAGNASSGMVRKGPIRAPSNLRATVRWDYQPDICKDYKETGFCGFGDSCKFLHDRSDYKLGWQLEREAATGEYNDSGDEDDKKYEIDSDEDNLPFKCFICRDSFTDPVVTKCKHYFCEKCALEQYRKSTRCYVCNVQTNGTFNPAKELIARIKGEDKETAASEDSDKD
- the LOC105829295 gene encoding E3 ubiquitin-protein ligase RNF113A isoform X2, with product MIQRTNVRRHQRTSCNSDDSEDDNITVSYKSNRTALLAGPSDQGATAILQTETEKDRDAQALFEKAQKINEELEGKEDDKIYRGLNNYAQYYKKKDTAAGNASSGMVRKGPIRAPSNLRATVRWDYQPDICKDYKETGFCGFGDSCKFLHDRSDYKLGWQLEREAATGEYNDSGDEDDKKYEIDSDEDNLPFKCFICRDSFTDPVVTKCKHYFCEKCALEQYRKSTRCYVCNVQTNGTFNPAKELIARIKGEDKETAASEDSDKD
- the LOC105829294 gene encoding origin recognition complex subunit 4 isoform X2; its protein translation is MSKKKDMAIDFQDNMILLTRKYLKRKIMCPETKFRHHVNERLHVLDLVKRTIEIGESNSALLVGPRGSGKTTLVNSVLKELSALKSFKDNALIVNLHGLVHTDDRLALKDLTRQMQLENVVGDKVFGTFAENLSFLLDCLKSGDKNRSKPVVFVLDEFDLFCGHHNQTLLYNLFDVAQSAQVPICVIGISCRLDVMDLLEKRVKSRFSHRQIFLFPGDTSSSEQPMSAFDDRLELFRDLLSLPDDENVNKVEQHYDDCTIDPQFGSMWNDYIKSLITNVTMVNLLKRMYHIDVSERSFRNFLAVAVSTLSEKHQKLEVNDFVEASKIFSEDDKLLILEGLSILEMCLIIAMKHETEIYDGEPLNFEAVYNRYIKFANQNSSIQSVQKPVIMKAFEHIKNLEILLPVGNTNTKFEKEYQYYKFTLTSQQVIEAVKNYPGLPTEVSQWAVSSI
- the LOC105829294 gene encoding origin recognition complex subunit 4 isoform X1 — protein: MSKKKDMAIDFQDNMILLTRKYLKRKIMCPETKFRHHVNERLHVLDLVKRTIEIGESNSALLVGPRGSGKTTLVNSVLKELSALKSFKDNALIVNLHGLVHTDDRLALKDLTRQMQLENVVGDKVFGTFAENLSFLLDCLKSGDKNRSKPVVFVLDEFDLFCGHHNQTLLYNLFDVAQSAQVPICVIGISCRLDVMDLLEKRVKSRFSHRQIFLFPGDTSSSEQPMSAFDDRLELFRDLLSLPDDENVNKVEQHYDDCTIDPQFGSMWNDYIKSLITNVTMVNLLKRMYHIDVSERSFRNFLAVAVSTLSEKHQKLEVNDFVEASKIFSEDDKLLILEGLSILEMCLIIAMKHETEIYDGEPLNFEAVYNRYIKFANQNSSIQSVQKPVIMKAFEHIKNLEILLPVGNTNTKFEKEYQYYKFTLTSQQVIEAVKNYPGLPTEVSQWAYQEDMDHLRTNRWR
- the LOC105829293 gene encoding putative ammonium transporter 3, whose protein sequence is METANFEKNDTNITVDRYISSLYNLTQEDSNWIVTSSFMIFTMQTGFGMLESGCVSVKNEVNIMMKNVVDIVLGGLTYWMFGFGFSFGLSEPNNPLIGIGGIFVDPPVDDEYMGSICAAFIFQLSFATTSTTIVSGAMAERCNFKAYCIFSFLNTIVYCMPAGWVWGDHGFLNRMGVVDIAGSGPVHLVGGVSALACAIMLGPRIGRYDNGIDPLPLGSPVNAIMGLFVLWWGWLAFNSGSTYGVTGQRWQYAARAAVATMIASMGGGLVGLGFSLTNPNGIDILSQINGVLGALVAVTGGCFLYRGWEAMVVGMVGGFITCVAMPALDKIHIDDPVGAAATHGASGIWGVIAIGLFADDPYPLDTTSGRKGLFKGGGWYLLGVQSLSVLCLAVWSFISSIILLWIINKVIPIRMPLNEEVLGADLVEHRIRHSKIGVSRAMSALRPFTMEKELRNVPTVGQNPGHDRYIAQREQRKKKLVNLPKFEKRQSSKKLVTKSSQVRTIADSAITAEAKLQFAWVD
- the LOC105829296 gene encoding gamma-aminobutyric acid receptor-associated protein produces the protein MKFQYKEEHPFEKRKAEGEKIRRKYPDRVPVIVEKAPKAKISDLDKQKYLVPSDLTVGQFYFLIRKRIHLRPEDALFFFVNNIIPPTSATMGSLYAEHHEEDFFLYIAYSDENVYGHH